The Neomonachus schauinslandi chromosome 11, ASM220157v2, whole genome shotgun sequence genome contains a region encoding:
- the LOC110586432 gene encoding putative olfactory receptor 8G3 pseudogene: MTAGNHSTVTEFILAGLTQQPELQLPLFFLFLGIYVVTVVGNLGMITLIGLSVYLHTPMYYFLSSLSFIDLCHSTVVTPQMLTNFVTERNFISYQACMTELYFFLVFVISECHMLAAMAYDCYVAICNPLLYNVTMSYQVCSWLVVGVYIMGLTGATAHTGCMLRVLFCKADRSNHYFCDLFPLLELSCSSTYINEVVVLCFSAFNILVPSLMILSSYIFILSSILCIHSTEGRSKGFSTCSSHISAVALFCGSATFMYLQPSSVSSMDQGKVSSVFYTIIVPMLNPLIYSLRNKDVKVALNKILEKRIKGVFCLSKNL; this comes from the coding sequence ATGACAGCAGGAAATCATTCCACAGTGACTGAGTTCATCCTTGCTGGGCTAACACAACAACCAGAACTCCAGCtgccccttttcttcctcttcctaggAATCTATGTGGTCACGGTGGTGGGGAACCTGGGCATGATCACTCTGATAGGGCTTAGCGTTTACTTGCACACCCCCATGTACTACTTCCTCAGTAGCTTGTCCTTCATTGATCTCTGCCATTCCACTGTCGTTACCCCCCAAATGCTGACAAACTTTGTGACAGAGAGGAATTTTATCTCCTACCAAGCATGCATGACTGAGctctatttcttccttgtttttgttaTATCAGAATGTCACATGTTGGCTGCAATGGCTTATGACTGCTACGTTGCCATATGTAACCCATTGCTTTACAATGTCACCATGTCTTATCAGGTCTGTTCCTGGCTGGTAGTTGGGGTGTATATCATGGGCTTGACTGGTGCCACAGCTCACACAGGCTGCATGCTAAGAGTGCTTTTCTGCAAGGCTGATAGAAGCAACCATTACTTCTGTGATCTCTTCCCACTATTGGAGCTCTCCTGCTCCAGTACTTACATTAATGAGGTGGTAGTTTTGTGCTTCAGTGCATTTAATATCCTTGTCCCCAGCCTGATGATCCTTAGCTCCTACATCTTCATCCTCTCCAGCATCCTCTGCATTCACTCCACTGAAGGCAGGTCCAAAGGCTTCAGCACCTGCAGCTCCCACATCTCAGCTGTTGCTCTCTTCTGTGGATCTGCTACATTCATGTACCTGCAGCCATCTTCTGTGAGCTCCATGGACCAAGGGAAAGTGTCCTCTGTGTTTTATACCATCATTGTGCCCATGCTGAACCCCCTGATCTACAGCCTGCGGAATAAAGATGTCAAAGTTGCCCTAAATAAGAtccttgaaaaaagaataaaaggggtATTTTGCCTGAGCAAAAATTTATAA